The sequence below is a genomic window from Microbacterium sp. SORGH_AS_0888.
CGCCGCCGTGACCGCCGTCGACCCGGACGCCGAGATGCTCGCCGAGCTGCGCCGGCAGGCGCCGGGCGTCGACACGGTGGTCGGCACGGGGGAGTCGCTCCCGCTCGCCGACGGGTCGGTCGACGCGGTGCTCAGCGGGCAGGCATGGCACTGGGTCGACCCCGTCGCGGGGTCGGCGGAGGTGGGACGTGTGCTTCGCGCCGGCGGCGTCTTCGGCCCCATCTGGAACGTGCGCGACGACCGCGACCCGCTCGTCCGGCGTCTCACCGCGATCATGCGCGGCTCCGCGGCCGAGGAGCTGGTCGCGGCCGGCGGTCCGGCGCCGCATCCTCCCTTCGCCGCGTTCGAGCGGCGAACCTGGGAGTGGGGGCGCGGACTCGATCGGCAGCAGCTCCAGGACATGGTCGCGTCGCGCAGCTACATCATCACCTCCGAGCCGGCGGAGCGCGAGCGCATCCTCGGCGAGGTCGGCGCGCTGTTCGACGCGGAGTCGGCGGAGGGTGTGCTGACGCTGCCGTACCGCACGGAGGCGTTCCGCGCGCGGCGGCCGTGACCGGGGAGAGACAGCGGGCCGCCTAGACTGGATCCCCGTGGCTCTCACCATCGGAATCGTCGGACTGCCCAATGTGGGCAAGTCCACCCTCTTCAACGCCCTGACCAAGAACCAGGTGCTCGCGGCGAACTACCCGTTCGCGACGATCGAGCCCAACGTCGGGGTCGTGAACCTCCCCGATCCGAGACTCGAGACGCTCGCCGGCATCTTCGGCTCGGAGCGCATCCTGCCCGCAGCCGTGTCGTTCGTCGACATCGCGGGCATCGTCCGTGGCGCCTCCGAGGGCGAGGGGCTCGGCAACAAGTTCCTCGCCAACATCCGCGAGGCGGACGCGATCGCGCAGGTCGTGCGCGGATTCGCCGACGGCGACGTGGTGCACGTGGACGGCAAGGTCGACCCGGCGTCGGACATGGAGACGATCAACGCCGAGCTCCAGCTCGCCGACCTCGAGACCCTCGAGAGGGCGATCACGCGATACGAGAAAGAGGTGCGGGGCAAGAAGACCGACCCTGCGGTCCTCGAGGCGGCACAGGCGGCGAAGGATGCGTTGGAGCGCGGCGTGCTGCTGTCGGCATCCGACCTCGATCTCGCGCCCATCCGGGAGCTCGGCCTCTTGACGGCCAAGCCCTTCATCTTCGTGTTCAACGTCGACGAGGCCGTGCTGACGGACGCCGCGCGCAAGGCGGAGCTCGCCGCGCTCGTCGCGCCCGCGAAGGCCGTCTTCCTCGACGCGAAGATCGAGTCCGAGCTCATCGATCTCGACCCGGAGGATGCGGCGGAGCTGCTGGCCTCCACGGGCCAGGAGGAGTCGGGACTCGACCAGCTGGCGCGCATCGGGTTCGACACGCTCGGTCTGCAGACCTACCTCACGGCCGGTCCCAAGGAGGCGCGCGCCTGGACGATCGGCAAGGGATGGAAGGCGCCGCAGGCCGCCGGGGTCATCCATACCGATTTCGAGCGCGGCTTCATCAAGGCCGAGGTCATCTCCTTCGAGGACCTGGTGGAGACCGGCTCCGTCGCCGAGGCCCGCGCCAAGGGCAAGGCCCGCATGGAGGGCAAGGACTACGTGATGCAGGACGGCGACGTCGTGGAGTTCCGCATCGGAAACACATCTGGCGGATCCAAATGACCGATGAGGTCGTGACGGCTGTCAGTCGCGCCGTCGCGGAGCACTACGTGTGGGGAGAGGTCTCCGACGGATGGCGGCTGCTCGACGAGGGCGGTCTTTCGGTGATCGAGGAGCGCGTCCCCGCGGGCGAGGGCGAGGAGTGGCACGTGCACGACGTCGCTCGTCAGTTCTTCTACGTGCTCGATGGGCGTGCAGAGATGCAGACGCAGACGGGCACAGTCCCTCTCGTCGCGGGCGAGGGTGTTCAGGTCGAGCCCGGTCGTGCCCATCGCTTCTTCAATCCGAGCGACAGCGACGTGAGATTCCTCGTCGTCAGCGCGCCGAGCACGCGGGGCGATCGGCGCTCGGTGGAGTTCCGCTTCAACGTCTGAGCGCGCGATGACGCGGCCGGACGCCGGCCCGGATCAGGCCACGAGCGGTCCGCCGAGCTTCCAGTAGCCGAGGAAGGCGACCGCGTCCTTGGGGAGCCCGCGCTCCGCGACGAGGTGTGTGCGCAGTCGCACGACGGCTGCCGCCTCGCCGGCGATCCAGGCGTAGGTGCCCGCGGCGGCCACGTCGGCGGAGGCGTCGCGCAGCGCGCGCTCGATGTGCGCGCCGGGCGGCGCGCCGCGCGTCATCACGTGGCATCCCACGTGATCCCCGCGCACGGCCAGGATGTCGTCGGCCGGATCGCCCAGCTCCAGAAAGACCTCGGCGGGGATGTCGGAAGTCGCGGCGAGGATGTTGTTGATCGCGGGAAGGGCGGACTCGTCACCGATCAGCAGCAGCCGGGAGGGCGGCGCAGGCGGGCTGTAGTGGATGCCGTAGCCGGTGTGCCCGACGCGGATGTCGGGGCCGGTGACGATCAGCTCGTCCCCGGGTCGGCAGGCGTGTGCCCACGCCGACGCCGGACCGTGCGGCCGATGCAGGAAGACATCCACGTCGATCTCCGCCGCATCGGCGCGGATCGCCGACGGCGTGTAGGTGCGCAGCGCGTTGCGCCCCTCGGGGGGCAGCGCCTTCCAACGCGCGTACCACTCTCGGGGATGCGGGGTCGGCTGCTGGGTCAGGCCGAAGTCGGGGTGCGTGCCGTCCGGCATCGGGATGACGAGCTTGATCCGCTGGTCCAGGCCCCACGGGGCGAAGTGCCGCAGGGACGCTCCCGTCAGCGTCAGCCGGATGAATCCCGGGCTCAGACGCGTGGTCGCCGCCACGGAGACGGGGAAGGCGCTGTACTCCCACGGGCGGGAAGGCGAGAGGCTCATCGCGTCGATCCCGCCGCCGTCGCGCCGTGCATCCGCCGAGGCACGACGAGCGGCCCGCCCGTCACCGGGTCGTCGATCACGACGTTGGGCAGGTCGAAGATCTCCTCGACCCGTGCGCTCGTCACGACCTCGACCGGCGGTCCCGCGGCGATGACGCGTCCCTGCCGCATCGCGATGATGTGGTCGGCGTACCGAGCCGCGTGGTTGAGGTCGTGCAGTACCGCGACGATCGTCCGACCGGCGCGGTTCAGCCGCGAGAACAGCTCCATCAGCTCGACCTGATGCGCGATGTCGAGGTAGGTCGTCGGCTCGTCCAGCAGGAGCAGATCGGTCTGCTGCGCGAGCACCATCGCGACCCACACCCGCTGTCGCTGGCCGCCGGAGAGCTCTTCGACCCGGCGGGCGGAGAGGTCCTGGACGCCCGTCGCCTCGAGGGCTTCCCGCACGGCGAGCTCGTCGGCCTCCGTCCACTGTCGCAGCAGACCCTGGTGCGGGTATCGTCCGCGCCCGACCAGGTCCGCGACCGTGATCCCGTCGGGCGCGATGGCGGTCTGCGGCAGCAGTCCGAGCCGGCGCGCGACGTCCTTCGCGGGCAGACGCGCGATGTCCTTTCCGTCCAGGACCACCCGCCCCTCACGCGGGGTGAGCAGCCGGGAGAGGGCTCGGAGGAGCGTCGACTTTCCGCAGGCGTTCGGACCGATGATCACCGTGAACGAGCGGTCGGGGATCTGTGCGCTGAGTCGTTCGATGATGCGTCTGTCGTCGTAGCCGACGGTGATCCCGTCCGCGCGCAGTCGCGCGGCACCGGGGGCGGACGGGGCGGTGGGGACGTGGTCAGACACGACGGCGGATCTCCTGGACGAGGGTGAGGACGAGGTAGGCGCCGCCGACCGAGACGGTCACGACGCCGACCGGGAGGGACCCGGGCAGCAGGTGCTGGGCGATGAGGTCGGACGCCAGGAGCAGCAGCGCCCCGGTGAGCGCGGACAGCGCCGGCGACAGATCCGGCGTGCGGGCGATGCGTCGGGCGACCTGTGGGGCGGCGAGTGCGATGAAGGCGACGGGTCCGATGACCGCCGTCGCCAAGGACACCAGCCCCACTGCCGCGAGGAGCGCGAGGGTGCGCACGAGCGCCGGTCGTGCCCCGGTCGCGGTGGCCAGGTCGTCGCCGAGGGCGATCTGGCGCAGGCGGGGGGTGAGGGCGGCGACGATCAACAGCAGCGGGATGCCGCACAGCGCTGCTCCGGCGACCTGCGGCGCCGTGACGCCGTTGAGGCTTCCGGCGCCCCACGCGGAGGCGAACATGGCCGTCTCGAGCTCGACCTCGAGCAACATCCAGGTGTTGGCGGACGCGAGCAGGGCGGCCACGCCGATGCCGACCACGATGAGCCGGAAGCCCTGCGTGCCGTCGCGCCGAGCGAGGAGCCAGATCACGACCGCGGTGAGCAGACCTCCTCCGACCGCTCCGACCGTGGTGACCGGCCAGGACGCCCGGAAGACCACGATGCTCAGCAGCATCCCGGTGAACGCGCCGTTCGACAGGCCGAGCACGTCCGGGCTCGCCAGCGGGTTGCGCGTCACGGTCTGGAAGAGGGCGCCCGCGACCCCGAGGTAGCCGCCGAGGACGATGGCCGCGAGCGCACGGGGCAGGCGCCACTCGTACACGACCGTCCGGTCGAGGGGGCTCCCGCCGCCGAGCAACGCCGACACGACCTCGGCCGGCGAGAGCGCGTAGGTGCCCAGCGCGAGCGCGCCCAGCGCAAAGACGACGATGCACGCCGCGGAGACCGCGCCGACCACGATGCTGCGGGAGCGCACGGACACGGACACGGGGCCGACCCGGAGCAGACTCCGTCGGTAGCCGACCGCGAGCGGCATCGGGATCATGACGGCGCGCTCGCGGAGCGGCGCCGGGCGAGCGCGATGAGCACGGGCGCGCCGACGAAGGCCGTGACGATGCCGACGGGGATCTCGGCCGGTGCGATCAGCACCCGTCCCAGGACGTCCGAGAGCAGCACGACGGCAGGTGCGAGCAGCAGCGAGACGACGAGGATCCGGCGCTGGTCGACCCCGAACAGCCACCGCGCGACGTGCGGCACCATGAGCCCCACGAACGCGATCGGACCGGCCAGCGCCGTCGCCGCCCCGGCGAGGAGGGTCACGGCGGCGATCACGCCGATCCGGATGCCGGTCACGTTGGCGCCCTGGGCGCGCGCGACGTCGTCACCGAGGGCGAGGGCGTTGAGCCCGGGGGCGAGTGCGAGCGCGAGCGCGATCCCGACGGCGAGGAACGGCAGGACGGGCAGCAGCACGTCGAGCCCCCGGCCGAGCAGCGAGCCCGCATTCCACGAGCGCATCTGGTCGAATGCGTCGGGGTTGCTCAGCGTCATCCCCGTGGTCATCCCGGCGAAGACGGCGCCGAGCGCCACCCCCGCGAGCGTCAGGCGGATGGGGTCCGCCGCGCGGCCCGCGGATCCGATCAGGTACACGGCGACCGTGACGGCGAGGGCCCCGGCGAAGGCCAGCCAGACGAAGGCGGAGATCTCGCGCAGGCCGAACACGCCGACGCCCAGGGCCACGGCGAACGCCGCTCCCGCGTTGACGCCCAGGATGCCGGGATCCGCGAGCGGGTTGCGCGTGAACGCCTGGATCAGCGCGCCGGCGGCGCCGAGCGCGGCGCCGACCACGAGTCCTGCGATGGTACGCGGGATCCGCAGCTCGGCCACGATGTAGCGCGCATCGGGCGCGCCCCCGCCCCGCAGCACCTCGAGCACGGATCCCGGCGAGAGCGGGTTCGACCCGATCGTCAGCGACAGCACGACCGCGAGCGGCAGCACGGCGGCCAGACCCAGCACCCCCAGTGCGACCCGACCGCGGCGCCGCGCGGGTGAGCGCACGCGCGGCACCGCGGAGGGGAGCGTCGTCACTTCGCGGCGAGGACGCGCTCGATGTCGTCGAGCACGAGCGAGCCGCCCTTCGGGCCCACCCCCGACACCCAGTAGCTGGTGTCCACGAGGGTGAGGGAGGGGAAGGCGCTCGCGTTGCTGGCTATGGCGGCGGGCAGCGTCGACGCGTCCCCGGGCTTCGTGGTGGTCACGAAGACGTAGTCCGCACGTGCCGAGAGCACGTTCTCGGGTGAGATGTCGGCCTGCAGGCCGTCCTGCCAGTCCTGCGGCGGGATGGTGAGCCCGACGCATTCCAGCGCGCTCCCGGCGAAGGATGTCGGACCGTACAGGCTGAGGGTCGTCTCGTCTCGCGGCCGGATCATGTTCGCGGTCTTGCCCGACACCGGATGGGCCTGCTTGATCTCGTCGCACCGTGCGGTGAACGCATCCAGGAGCTCCTGGGTCTGCGCCTCCTTGCCGAGCGCCTCACCGATCAGGCGCACGTTCTGCTGCCACGGATCGGCCTGCGTCTGCATGAACACCGTCGGGGCGATCGCGTTGAGCTGGTCGTAGAGCTTCGCGTGGCGGGACTCGGTGCCGAGGATCAGGTCGGGCTTCAGGGCCGCGATCGCCTCCAGGTCGGGTTCGGGGACGGTCCCGACCGGGGTGACCCCTTCGACGCCGAGGTATGCGGGGATTCCCGCGACGTTGCTCGCGACGGCGGCGCCCACCGGCGTCACCCCCAGTGCGACGGCGGTGTCGAGCTCGACGGGCTCGAGTGTGACGACGCGAGCGGGATTCGTCGGGACCTCGCTCGTGCCCCGCGCGTGCGTCACGGGGTGGGTGCTGGCATCCGCGGCGGGCTCGGTCTGCGCGGTCGGAGCGCATCCGCTGAGCGCGAGGGCCGTGATCAGCGCGGCCGGGAGCAGGAGACGGGCGCGACGGGAAGGAAGGGTTCGCATGGCGGGCCTTTCCCCGGGGGAGCGTGCACCCCGGGCGGATGTGAGCAAGGTATGCCTAGCCTAACCTTTGCGCGCGACGGCATCCTCCGTGAGAGGCGCACCCTCGGTCATCTGTGCAGAACGCGACCGAGGTCGCACCGATCGCAGAGGCCGTGCGGCGGGTCACACCGACGCAGAGCGTCCTCGGCGACGGATGAGAAGCACGAGGGGCCGCGTGAGCACGAGCAGCAGCAGCCACCACATCCCCACGATCGGCACCGTGGCCGCGAGCGCCAGCGCGGCGGCCATCAGCCCGAGCGTGACCCAGCCGTTGAGGAGATCGCGCTGCAGGGGGACCTCGCCGCTCACCAACTCCGGCACGCGGGAGAGATGGCGTTCCATGAGCTGCATCGAGAGGGAGACCGCCATGAGGTTCCCGATGTACAGCGCATAGGCGGTCGGCTGCGCGTTCGCGGTCGCCGCGAGCAGGTTGGTGTTGAACGGCATCACCACGATCGCAGCGAGCCAGACAAAGTTGACCTGTACGAGCCGGGCGTCGTACGTGGCGACCGACTCGAAGGTCCGGTGATGGGCGGCCCAGAAGCGCGCGATCAACAGGAACGACAGGCCGAACGCCACGAACTCCCAGGCGTTGTCCGCCAGCCACGGAAGGATCCCTTCACGTGTGGCTGCGGCGGCGTCGTCCACCAGCGGCAGGATCAACAGGGTGATCGCGATGGCCACCGTCGCGTCCGAGAAGTTGACGAGACGATCGAGCCCGCGCTCGGTCCTCATGGCTGACATGAGCCCATCCTCTCAGCCGGCCCTCACCCGAGGTGGGCGAGCAGCACGCCCCCGCCGGCACCGGCGAGCACGACGATCCACGGGGGAAGCCGCCACGCCACCAGGAGCACGAAGCACACGAGCGCCAGTGCGAAGGATGCCGGGCCCCGGACCGCCGTCGTGAACAGGGGCGAGTAGAGCGCCGCCGCGAGGATGCCCACGACCGCCGCGTTCGCGCCGCGCATGACCGCCTGCGCCGCCGCCCGCCGCCGGATGCCGTTCCAGAACGGCAGCACGCCCGACAGCAGGAGGAGTCCCGGGAGGAAGATCGCGACGAGCGCGATGCCCGCGCCGAGCAGGCCGCCGGGCCCCGTCGACGAGAGCGCTCCGAGGTAGGCCGAGAACGTGAAGAGCGGGCCCGGCAGCGCTTGCGCCGCGCCGTAGCCGGCGAGGAAGTCCTGGTCGCTCACCCAGCCCGGATCGACGACGGCCGACTGCAGGAGGGGGAGGACGACGTGTCCGCCTCCGAAGACCAGCGCACCCGAGCGGAAGAACGCGTCGAAGAGCGCGACGGCTCCCGAGCCCGTCGCGGCAGCGAGCAGGGGAGCGCACGCGAGGAGCGCCAGAAGGACGACCCACGCGAGGATGCCGGTGGCGCGCCCGACCGCCACCCGCAGGGCAGGTCCGGGACCGGTGGCATCCGATCGACACAGGACGAGTCCCGCGGCGGCGCCTCCCACGATCGCGATGAGCTGCCCCGCGGAGCCCGCCAGGAGCAGCGTCGTGAGCGCGGCGAGCGCCGCGATGGACGCGCGCCGGAGATCGGGGGAGAGCGTCCGGGTCATGCCCAGCACGGCCTGCGCGACGATCGCGACCGCGACGATCTGCAGCCCGATGAGGATGCCGGAGCCCGCCGGGCCGGTGAACAGCGACGCGCCGGAGGCGAAGGCGACCATCAAGGCCGCCGAAGGGAGGGTGAAGGCCGCGAAGGCGGCCAGGCCTCCGAAGAGTCCCGCACGGTGCAGCCCGATGGCGAAGCCGACCTGGCTCGAGGCGGGGCCGGGCAGGAACTGGCACAGTGCCACGAGATCGCCGTACTCGCGGTCGTCCAGCCAGCCGCGCCGCACTACGAGCTCGGAGCGGAAGTGGCCCAGGTGCGCGATCGGCCCCCCGAACGAGGTCGCCCCGAGCTTCAGGAAGACGCGGAAGACCTCTCCCGCCGATCCCGGCCTGCGCTCCGACGACGGGTGTCTCTCCATCGGGACATCCTCGTGCGGCGGGGAGAACGGCGGGTGAACACACGTGCCCGGGCGCCGATTCGCACGAGCTCGCCGAGCCAGCGAGACTGGAATCATTCCCGGCACCGCGAAAGGACCACCCGAGATGGCCGAACCCCTCGTCTTCGAGCCCGAACGACGCGCGATCCCCTACGTCATCGAGGGCGACGGGCCCGTCGTCGTGCTGCTGCCCGACCGCGGGCTGGAGATCGGATACCTGGGACCTCTCGCGCACTCGCTCGCCTCGGAGGACTTCCGCGTCGTGCGCATCGGCTGGGGGAACAGGGATGCGTCGCCGCAGGAGCTCGCGGAGGACGTCGTCGCCGTGCTGGAGCAGGCCGGCGTGGCGGACGGCTGGATCGGCGGACACGGGTTCGGCGGAACCGTCGCCCGCGTGCTCACGCATGCGCACCACGAGCGGGCGAACGGTCTGCTGCTGCTCGGCGTCGAGGCCGGCGCCGACGGGCCCGCGGTCCTGGCCGACGGCATCCCGGTGCTGGTGGTCCAGGGTGCCGAGGACACCGTCACGCCCCCGGCCAACGGCGAGGCACTGCGGGCCTCGGCTCCCGGCCTCGTGAGCGTCGTGACCGTCGACGGCGGCGAGCACCTGTTCCCCGCCACGCACGTGGGTGCGACCTCGTGGGCGATCGAGGACTACCTCGACTGGGACTGACCCGGTCTTCTCCCAGCGCGCGCCCCGTAGCCTCGGCGCGTGCGGAACCTCACCGGACTCGAACGCCGGCTTGACGACCGCGCCCGGCGCCTCCTTCGACGGGCACCGCGTCGGGGGCCTCGTGCCGTGCTCGTCGAGATCGCCGTCTTCTTCGTCAAGCAGGCGTGGGCGTGCGCCTTCGGCGCGCTCATGCTCGCGGTGATCGTCGCCGCTCGTCTGTGGTATCCGGACTCGGTGCCGCTGGCGCGCAACGACGCACTCACGATCGCCGCCGTCCTCATCCAGATCGGCATGGTCGCGGGTGGGCTGGAGACCCGACGTGAGCTGTGGGTCGTCCTGATCTTCCACGTCACCGGCACCGTGATGGAGGTCTTCAAGACCGACGTCGGCTCCTGGTCGTACGACCCGGCGGGGGTGCTGCGGATCGCCGGGGTCCCGCTGTTCAGCGGGTTCATGTACGCCGCCGTCGGCTCCTACCTCGTGCGGGTCTACCGCCTCTTCGACATCCGGTTCACGCGCTACCCGCCCGTCTGGGCGACCGTGCTGCTCGCCGTCGCCGTCTACGCGAACTTCTTCCTCCACCACGTCTGGTGGGATGCGCGGTGGGTCCTGCTGCTCGGAGTCGTCGCGCTCTGGGCACCCGCTGTCATGCACGCGCGGGTGTGGCGTTCCCGGCTCCGACTGCCCGTGGTCG
It includes:
- a CDS encoding TMEM175 family protein; this translates as MSAMRTERGLDRLVNFSDATVAIAITLLILPLVDDAAAATREGILPWLADNAWEFVAFGLSFLLIARFWAAHHRTFESVATYDARLVQVNFVWLAAIVVMPFNTNLLAATANAQPTAYALYIGNLMAVSLSMQLMERHLSRVPELVSGEVPLQRDLLNGWVTLGLMAAALALAATVPIVGMWWLLLLVLTRPLVLLIRRRGRSASV
- a CDS encoding ABC transporter ATP-binding protein; the encoded protein is MSDHVPTAPSAPGAARLRADGITVGYDDRRIIERLSAQIPDRSFTVIIGPNACGKSTLLRALSRLLTPREGRVVLDGKDIARLPAKDVARRLGLLPQTAIAPDGITVADLVGRGRYPHQGLLRQWTEADELAVREALEATGVQDLSARRVEELSGGQRQRVWVAMVLAQQTDLLLLDEPTTYLDIAHQVELMELFSRLNRAGRTIVAVLHDLNHAARYADHIIAMRQGRVIAAGPPVEVVTSARVEEIFDLPNVVIDDPVTGGPLVVPRRMHGATAAGSTR
- a CDS encoding iron chelate uptake ABC transporter family permease subunit, giving the protein MTTLPSAVPRVRSPARRRGRVALGVLGLAAVLPLAVVLSLTIGSNPLSPGSVLEVLRGGGAPDARYIVAELRIPRTIAGLVVGAALGAAGALIQAFTRNPLADPGILGVNAGAAFAVALGVGVFGLREISAFVWLAFAGALAVTVAVYLIGSAGRAADPIRLTLAGVALGAVFAGMTTGMTLSNPDAFDQMRSWNAGSLLGRGLDVLLPVLPFLAVGIALALALAPGLNALALGDDVARAQGANVTGIRIGVIAAVTLLAGAATALAGPIAFVGLMVPHVARWLFGVDQRRILVVSLLLAPAVVLLSDVLGRVLIAPAEIPVGIVTAFVGAPVLIALARRRSASAPS
- the ychF gene encoding redox-regulated ATPase YchF gives rise to the protein MALTIGIVGLPNVGKSTLFNALTKNQVLAANYPFATIEPNVGVVNLPDPRLETLAGIFGSERILPAAVSFVDIAGIVRGASEGEGLGNKFLANIREADAIAQVVRGFADGDVVHVDGKVDPASDMETINAELQLADLETLERAITRYEKEVRGKKTDPAVLEAAQAAKDALERGVLLSASDLDLAPIRELGLLTAKPFIFVFNVDEAVLTDAARKAELAALVAPAKAVFLDAKIESELIDLDPEDAAELLASTGQEESGLDQLARIGFDTLGLQTYLTAGPKEARAWTIGKGWKAPQAAGVIHTDFERGFIKAEVISFEDLVETGSVAEARAKGKARMEGKDYVMQDGDVVEFRIGNTSGGSK
- a CDS encoding siderophore-interacting protein; amino-acid sequence: MSLSPSRPWEYSAFPVSVAATTRLSPGFIRLTLTGASLRHFAPWGLDQRIKLVIPMPDGTHPDFGLTQQPTPHPREWYARWKALPPEGRNALRTYTPSAIRADAAEIDVDVFLHRPHGPASAWAHACRPGDELIVTGPDIRVGHTGYGIHYSPPAPPSRLLLIGDESALPAINNILAATSDIPAEVFLELGDPADDILAVRGDHVGCHVMTRGAPPGAHIERALRDASADVAAAGTYAWIAGEAAAVVRLRTHLVAERGLPKDAVAFLGYWKLGGPLVA
- a CDS encoding cupin domain-containing protein; this encodes MTDEVVTAVSRAVAEHYVWGEVSDGWRLLDEGGLSVIEERVPAGEGEEWHVHDVARQFFYVLDGRAEMQTQTGTVPLVAGEGVQVEPGRAHRFFNPSDSDVRFLVVSAPSTRGDRRSVEFRFNV
- the chrA gene encoding chromate efflux transporter; the encoded protein is MERHPSSERRPGSAGEVFRVFLKLGATSFGGPIAHLGHFRSELVVRRGWLDDREYGDLVALCQFLPGPASSQVGFAIGLHRAGLFGGLAAFAAFTLPSAALMVAFASGASLFTGPAGSGILIGLQIVAVAIVAQAVLGMTRTLSPDLRRASIAALAALTTLLLAGSAGQLIAIVGGAAAGLVLCRSDATGPGPALRVAVGRATGILAWVVLLALLACAPLLAAATGSGAVALFDAFFRSGALVFGGGHVVLPLLQSAVVDPGWVSDQDFLAGYGAAQALPGPLFTFSAYLGALSSTGPGGLLGAGIALVAIFLPGLLLLSGVLPFWNGIRRRAAAQAVMRGANAAVVGILAAALYSPLFTTAVRGPASFALALVCFVLLVAWRLPPWIVVLAGAGGGVLLAHLG
- a CDS encoding DUF817 domain-containing protein: MRNLTGLERRLDDRARRLLRRAPRRGPRAVLVEIAVFFVKQAWACAFGALMLAVIVAARLWYPDSVPLARNDALTIAAVLIQIGMVAGGLETRRELWVVLIFHVTGTVMEVFKTDVGSWSYDPAGVLRIAGVPLFSGFMYAAVGSYLVRVYRLFDIRFTRYPPVWATVLLAVAVYANFFLHHVWWDARWVLLLGVVALWAPAVMHARVWRSRLRLPVVAAFAGVAAVIYLAENIATWAGAWLYPNQADGWEPVAPSKLSSWLLLMIISVVLVTLVFPPRPPRTVVARRDGTMEA
- a CDS encoding alpha/beta fold hydrolase, coding for MAEPLVFEPERRAIPYVIEGDGPVVVLLPDRGLEIGYLGPLAHSLASEDFRVVRIGWGNRDASPQELAEDVVAVLEQAGVADGWIGGHGFGGTVARVLTHAHHERANGLLLLGVEAGADGPAVLADGIPVLVVQGAEDTVTPPANGEALRASAPGLVSVVTVDGGEHLFPATHVGATSWAIEDYLDWD
- a CDS encoding ABC transporter substrate-binding protein; its protein translation is MRTLPSRRARLLLPAALITALALSGCAPTAQTEPAADASTHPVTHARGTSEVPTNPARVVTLEPVELDTAVALGVTPVGAAVASNVAGIPAYLGVEGVTPVGTVPEPDLEAIAALKPDLILGTESRHAKLYDQLNAIAPTVFMQTQADPWQQNVRLIGEALGKEAQTQELLDAFTARCDEIKQAHPVSGKTANMIRPRDETTLSLYGPTSFAGSALECVGLTIPPQDWQDGLQADISPENVLSARADYVFVTTTKPGDASTLPAAIASNASAFPSLTLVDTSYWVSGVGPKGGSLVLDDIERVLAAK
- a CDS encoding class I SAM-dependent methyltransferase: MADKETMARSFGAVAGQYESGRPDYPVEAVAWLLEPLGDDPRVVDLGAGTGKLTRAIRAAGAAVTAVDPDAEMLAELRRQAPGVDTVVGTGESLPLADGSVDAVLSGQAWHWVDPVAGSAEVGRVLRAGGVFGPIWNVRDDRDPLVRRLTAIMRGSAAEELVAAGGPAPHPPFAAFERRTWEWGRGLDRQQLQDMVASRSYIITSEPAERERILGEVGALFDAESAEGVLTLPYRTEAFRARRP
- a CDS encoding iron chelate uptake ABC transporter family permease subunit, whose protein sequence is MIPMPLAVGYRRSLLRVGPVSVSVRSRSIVVGAVSAACIVVFALGALALGTYALSPAEVVSALLGGGSPLDRTVVYEWRLPRALAAIVLGGYLGVAGALFQTVTRNPLASPDVLGLSNGAFTGMLLSIVVFRASWPVTTVGAVGGGLLTAVVIWLLARRDGTQGFRLIVVGIGVAALLASANTWMLLEVELETAMFASAWGAGSLNGVTAPQVAGAALCGIPLLLIVAALTPRLRQIALGDDLATATGARPALVRTLALLAAVGLVSLATAVIGPVAFIALAAPQVARRIARTPDLSPALSALTGALLLLASDLIAQHLLPGSLPVGVVTVSVGGAYLVLTLVQEIRRRV